In the Populus trichocarpa isolate Nisqually-1 chromosome 1, P.trichocarpa_v4.1, whole genome shotgun sequence genome, one interval contains:
- the LOC18094471 gene encoding uncharacterized protein LOC18094471 isoform X2: MVSSKYTKHSENREKRGVNRKIKRLKAEMEEISKQQVSIRQGQKEMRERFVEIESECDQLKKETELISLASDNVQFRLNIIFKILKAREEKDFGKAADLTCSLRCCLQE; encoded by the exons ATGGTGTCAAGCAAGTATACAAAGCATTCCGAAAATCGTGAG AAAAGAGgagtaaatagaaaaataaagaggcTGAAAGCAGAGATGGAAGAGATTAGTAAGCAACAAGTAAGTATCAGACAAGGGCAAAAGGAAATGAGAGAAAGGTTTGTTGAGATTGAATCAGAATGTGATCAGCTCAAAAAGGAGACTGAACTTATATCTCTTGCAAGTGACAACGTTCAATTTCGCCTCAATATCATCTTCAAGATCTTGAAAGCGAGAGAAGAGAAGGATTTCGGTAAAGCTGCTGATCTTACTTGCTCTCTCAG ATGTTGTTTGCAGGAATAG
- the LOC18094471 gene encoding uncharacterized protein LOC18094471 isoform X1: MVSSKYTKHSENREKRGVNRKIKRLKAEMEEISKQQVSIRQGQKEMRERFVEIESECDQLKKETELISLASDNVQFRLNIIFKILKAREEKDFGKAADLTCSLRNSLLSSRG; encoded by the exons ATGGTGTCAAGCAAGTATACAAAGCATTCCGAAAATCGTGAG AAAAGAGgagtaaatagaaaaataaagaggcTGAAAGCAGAGATGGAAGAGATTAGTAAGCAACAAGTAAGTATCAGACAAGGGCAAAAGGAAATGAGAGAAAGGTTTGTTGAGATTGAATCAGAATGTGATCAGCTCAAAAAGGAGACTGAACTTATATCTCTTGCAAGTGACAACGTTCAATTTCGCCTCAATATCATCTTCAAGATCTTGAAAGCGAGAGAAGAGAAGGATTTCGGTAAAGCTGCTGATCTTACTTGCTCTCTCAG GAATAGTTTGCTTTCTAGTCGAGGATGA